A region of Methanomicrobium sp. W14 DNA encodes the following proteins:
- a CDS encoding EVE domain-containing protein: MTVWIASTNRDNWEIIRKNNIWGVPKRNKKSIERSKPGDKILIFVKQETVEDTIIPSAITAAFEIASKPFEDTAPLFIRPPSMHGDESFPYRIRLRPIKIFPEELDFKALIPKLNFITNKKQWTGHLRTAMRTVPDEDYDFIMKASETPRG, from the coding sequence ATGACAGTCTGGATTGCATCGACAAACAGGGACAACTGGGAAATAATCAGGAAAAATAACATCTGGGGAGTCCCGAAAAGGAACAAAAAAAGTATTGAAAGATCAAAGCCCGGAGATAAAATTCTTATATTCGTAAAACAGGAGACCGTAGAAGATACAATAATTCCGTCTGCAATAACAGCAGCCTTTGAAATTGCATCAAAACCTTTTGAAGATACAGCCCCTTTATTCATCAGACCGCCGTCAATGCACGGAGACGAAAGCTTTCCGTACAGGATCAGATTAAGGCCAATCAAAATATTTCCGGAAGAACTGGACTTCAAGGCCCTTATTCCTAAACTTAATTTCATCACGAACAAAAAACAGTGGACAGGTCACCTGAGAACGGCAATGAGAACTGTTCCGGACGAAGACTACGATTTCATCATGAAGGCTTCAGAAACACCCAGGGGATAA
- the nikB gene encoding nickel ABC transporter permease: MLKEYFIRRLLYLVPVLLFISFLSFSLIYIAPGDPAEIMMTSPGGGVNEEAVEAFRIAHGLDQPLYVQYFNWLKNAVTGDFGYSYMSEQPVFETVLNAFGNTLTLAVLGLIIALAIAIPAGILSAVKHNTIVDSICRFFALIGVSIPNFWQAYLMIVIFSVILHWLPASGFGHGTDISYMILPALVLGTSSAAVIMRMTRSSMLEVMGKDYITTARAKGLPEKTVITRHALKNSLIPVITVTGLTIGFLLNGSVIVETIFGWPGIGNLVVNSILSHDYLMVQGTILFVAIIYLAVNFVVDIVYVWANPEIRYERAS; this comes from the coding sequence TACATCGCACCGGGAGACCCGGCGGAGATTATGATGACAAGCCCAGGCGGAGGCGTAAACGAGGAGGCGGTTGAAGCGTTCCGTATCGCCCACGGCCTCGACCAGCCGTTATACGTTCAGTATTTCAACTGGCTCAAAAATGCGGTCACTGGCGATTTCGGCTATTCCTACATGAGCGAGCAGCCGGTATTCGAGACGGTCCTGAACGCGTTCGGCAACACCCTCACGCTGGCCGTTCTCGGGCTGATCATCGCACTCGCGATTGCGATCCCGGCCGGCATCCTCTCGGCCGTGAAGCACAACACGATTGTCGACTCCATCTGCCGTTTCTTTGCGCTGATAGGCGTTTCGATCCCCAACTTCTGGCAGGCGTACCTCATGATAGTTATCTTCTCGGTTATCCTCCACTGGCTGCCGGCATCGGGTTTCGGGCACGGGACAGACATATCGTACATGATCCTTCCTGCACTCGTGCTTGGGACAAGTTCGGCGGCGGTCATAATGAGAATGACGAGATCGAGCATGCTGGAGGTGATGGGAAAGGATTACATCACAACTGCGAGAGCGAAAGGGCTGCCGGAGAAAACAGTGATCACCCGCCATGCACTCAAAAACTCCCTTATTCCGGTGATCACGGTAACCGGCCTAACGATAGGGTTCCTGCTCAACGGCTCGGTTATCGTCGAGACGATATTCGGGTGGCCGGGAATAGGAAACCTTGTCGTGAATTCGATCCTTTCGCACGACTACCTGATGGTGCAGGGGACGATCCTGTTTGTCGCGATAATATACCTCGCAGTCAATTTCGTCGTGGACATAGTCTACGTATGGGCGAACCCGGAGATACGCTATGAGAGAGCTTCTTAA
- a CDS encoding ABC transporter ATP-binding protein: MTDERPALLEIDNLSVFIHTHRGPVRAVENTTFTIERGETFALIGESGSGKSILGLAVMRLLSPAAEVSGAIKLNSVDLGEIPEKEMQEIRGKSIGAIAQNPYLSMNPVMRVGDQIAEPMKTHLGMNREEAKERTRSVLKFFDITPPEIRYREYPYQYSGGMLQRAMVAMGTAAEPELIIADEPTKGVDAIKKRNIAATFRKVTGDGCAFLLITHDIGFARAMSTRIGVNYCGQILEIARTGDFFEEPLHPYSKALLESLPENGMKPIPGDPPSMIDVPEGCRFHPRCPYATDRCKTPPPFVKREAGEGHGERYVRCWLHA, encoded by the coding sequence ATGACGGACGAAAGACCTGCACTGCTTGAGATCGACAACCTGTCCGTGTTCATACATACTCACCGGGGTCCTGTGAGGGCGGTGGAGAATACCACATTTACTATAGAGAGAGGCGAGACATTCGCACTCATCGGTGAGTCGGGGAGCGGGAAGTCGATACTCGGGCTCGCGGTGATGAGGCTGCTCTCCCCGGCCGCTGAAGTCTCGGGAGCGATCAAGCTGAACAGTGTAGATCTCGGAGAGATCCCGGAGAAGGAGATGCAGGAGATCAGGGGGAAAAGCATTGGAGCGATCGCCCAGAACCCGTATCTCTCGATGAACCCGGTGATGAGAGTAGGCGACCAGATCGCTGAGCCGATGAAGACCCATCTCGGGATGAACCGCGAAGAGGCGAAAGAGAGGACGCGTTCGGTCCTGAAGTTCTTCGATATCACCCCGCCGGAGATCCGCTACCGCGAATACCCGTACCAGTACAGCGGCGGAATGCTCCAGCGGGCGATGGTCGCGATGGGGACTGCGGCAGAGCCGGAGCTGATTATCGCAGACGAGCCGACGAAGGGCGTGGACGCTATCAAAAAGAGAAACATCGCCGCGACATTCCGGAAAGTCACCGGGGACGGGTGTGCGTTTCTGCTTATTACGCACGATATCGGATTCGCGAGAGCGATGAGTACCAGAATCGGGGTGAACTACTGCGGGCAGATCCTGGAGATCGCACGGACAGGGGATTTCTTTGAAGAGCCACTGCACCCATATTCGAAGGCCCTCCTCGAATCGCTTCCTGAAAACGGGATGAAGCCGATCCCCGGAGATCCGCCGTCGATGATCGATGTTCCTGAAGGGTGCAGGTTCCATCCGCGATGTCCCTATGCGACGGACCGGTGCAAAACGCCTCCGCCGTTCGTAAAGAGAGAGGCCGGCGAAGGACATGGCGAAAGATACGTGAGGTGCTGGCTCCATGCTTAA
- a CDS encoding GNAT family N-acetyltransferase, which yields MNSSVTFHSEEMTTKDLEDLIHISHPKYASFTIKDGNSTIRFCYMAQYNKRQAYDWSAELSVYLKPEYTGKGTGISALRHFEDSARKTRQARKCLKKPVIKNVPT from the coding sequence ATGAACTCCTCTGTGACATTTCATAGCGAGGAAATGACAACAAAGGATTTGGAAGATCTTATTCATATTTCGCATCCCAAATATGCTTCATTTACGATTAAGGACGGGAACAGTACAATCAGGTTCTGCTATATGGCACAATATAATAAAAGGCAGGCTTATGACTGGTCCGCCGAACTTAGCGTTTATCTCAAGCCTGAATACACTGGAAAAGGTACAGGCATTTCCGCTCTCAGGCACTTCGAAGATTCTGCTCGGAAAACCAGGCAAGCACGCAAATGCTTGAAAAAGCCGGTTATAAAAAATGTGCCCACCTGA
- a CDS encoding ABC transporter ATP-binding protein encodes MLKGENLSKVYSSGIISPVEKKAVDNVSIEAGEGETVAIVGESGCGKTTLAKMLMGQIKPTCGEVYFYGKNITAMKNKELRGLRTAFQLIPQHPDDAADPRWTLGKSVAEPLVIAGKTAPGEIKEKVDKRIAEVGLGSELKERYPHEVSGGELQRMVIARALTLDPKVIISDEATSMLDVSVQAQIMSVLKQTRERQGCALVIITHDLGLAKAVADRTYVMFAGEIVEEGMDVFENPLHPYTKALLSALFYLDLKISEPEEGVISGQEWCRYYSRCTERTEECKKKQILRESGGHKVRCIKYK; translated from the coding sequence ATGCTTAAGGGGGAGAATCTCAGTAAGGTCTATTCGTCGGGGATCATTTCGCCTGTAGAAAAAAAAGCTGTAGACAATGTCAGCATAGAAGCAGGAGAAGGTGAAACCGTTGCCATAGTGGGAGAGTCAGGTTGCGGGAAAACAACCCTTGCAAAAATGCTCATGGGACAGATAAAACCAACATGTGGTGAGGTTTATTTTTACGGTAAAAACATTACAGCAATGAAAAACAAAGAACTTAGGGGTCTCAGGACAGCATTTCAGCTGATACCCCAGCACCCGGACGATGCAGCAGACCCGCGGTGGACTCTCGGGAAGTCGGTTGCAGAACCCCTTGTCATTGCCGGAAAAACGGCTCCCGGCGAGATAAAAGAAAAGGTAGACAAACGAATTGCAGAGGTGGGGCTTGGCAGTGAACTTAAAGAGAGGTATCCTCACGAAGTTTCAGGAGGAGAGCTGCAGAGGATGGTTATAGCACGTGCACTTACACTTGACCCTAAAGTTATAATCTCAGATGAAGCGACTTCAATGCTTGACGTCTCAGTCCAGGCACAGATAATGTCTGTTCTCAAGCAAACACGGGAAAGACAGGGCTGCGCACTTGTAATCATAACACACGACCTGGGCCTTGCAAAGGCCGTCGCAGACAGAACCTACGTGATGTTTGCAGGTGAAATCGTTGAAGAAGGTATGGACGTTTTTGAAAATCCGCTTCACCCCTACACAAAAGCTCTACTCTCTGCACTTTTTTATTTGGACCTGAAAATCTCTGAACCTGAAGAAGGAGTAATTTCAGGGCAGGAGTGGTGCAGGTATTACTCCAGATGTACTGAGAGAACTGAAGAGTGCAAAAAAAAGCAGATTTTACGCGAATCAGGTGGACATAAGGTCCGTTGCATAAAATACAAATGA
- the nikC gene encoding nickel transporter permease has protein sequence MRELLKNRQIAISVVILAFLVFIALFADVLAPYDYTEKNLQDRLQPPSFEHLFGTDQLGRDILTMVMYGARASLFVGFTVTFISMAIGVSIGVFAGYYGGWADEVLMRLTDSFLAFPSMFLALGITAFLGQGLENMMIALIIVEWTVFARVARGSTLDIRTKGYIQASQWVGASDGYIIARHILPNIVTPVLIMATLGIGNVVLAAAGLSFLGLGVQPSTPEWGAMLNAGRSYFSSAPYMMIFPGLMIMITVFAFNYFGDGLRDVLDRHMTATELEGRIS, from the coding sequence ATGAGAGAGCTTCTTAAGAACCGGCAGATTGCGATATCCGTTGTCATACTGGCATTCCTGGTCTTCATCGCGCTATTCGCGGATGTTCTTGCACCCTACGATTATACGGAGAAGAACCTCCAGGACAGGCTCCAGCCACCGTCTTTTGAGCATTTGTTCGGGACGGACCAGCTGGGAAGGGACATCCTGACTATGGTGATGTATGGTGCACGGGCCTCGCTCTTCGTCGGGTTTACGGTCACGTTCATATCGATGGCGATCGGAGTCTCGATCGGGGTCTTTGCAGGATATTACGGAGGATGGGCAGACGAGGTCCTGATGAGGCTGACCGATAGTTTTCTCGCGTTCCCGTCGATGTTCCTCGCACTCGGGATCACGGCGTTCCTCGGGCAGGGGCTGGAGAATATGATGATCGCCTTGATTATTGTTGAATGGACGGTCTTTGCAAGAGTCGCACGCGGCTCGACGCTCGATATCAGGACGAAGGGATATATCCAGGCTTCGCAATGGGTCGGGGCTTCGGACGGATACATTATCGCGAGACATATACTCCCGAATATCGTAACGCCGGTTCTCATCATGGCCACGCTCGGAATAGGAAATGTTGTTCTTGCCGCGGCGGGACTGAGTTTTCTCGGCCTCGGAGTCCAGCCGTCGACGCCGGAGTGGGGTGCAATGCTAAACGCCGGAAGGAGTTATTTCTCGTCGGCTCCCTATATGATGATATTTCCGGGTCTTATGATAATGATAACAGTCTTTGCGTTTAACTACTTCGGCGACGGGCTGCGTGATGTTCTCGACCGGCACATGACTGCAACCGAACTGGAGGGGAGGATCTCATGA